In the Topomyia yanbarensis strain Yona2022 chromosome 3, ASM3024719v1, whole genome shotgun sequence genome, one interval contains:
- the LOC131691582 gene encoding zinc finger protein 85-like, with the protein MLCIVPRCNASDQEYLVEFPRNPKLVERWRTAIQLGTGLSLPPKDETDDSQQQPHQLCLAHFSGTDHPGMIDYQEPSCFKNADGDLVEVSSCRLCLRFEFRSRMYSKLGKMEHVSLSSTIRAVMKVSLAPDDFLTEICDRCLIKIDVLKSWAKETLLQETNYRELMNLARSETQTDVSIKVETVLLEAKEEPNEEAPVVVIEPATSKCALKVDAEQKSDKPENEADEPIVVPADSSSDEDDQPLAKLAKKRTVSATRKRKQSFPVERKKRSRKQNLKLEVSKKIKTKRERKRVSPKPVRQDYLRNILAKKCYICDISLEDTDELIAHLTSAHAGKIDYKCEDCNKTFGKVTIYNRHLSCHDITIRPRKCQFCSLCFSAKESLKIHENREHGTNHTLPKRYNRRNKIFQCESCGKIFLTDALLKQHDLFVHKKVPAASCKLCGKTFVTKANLEKHYIVHSKERPYKCDKCEATFKTSTALTKHSLLHENVLPYECRHCEERFLTQALYAKHRQLNHKNQPKVPRSIPCGICQEIYSRSADLKNHISDSHPNETYPYFTCSQCPQRFLEREQLELHENIHTDRFVCDICDKHHCSVAQLKDHMETHNPTQPWQCTICLRRFSLQSNFSRHRLIHEDEKRFKCDFCDKGFSQKGQLMNHRRTHTGERPFTCPACGKSFGDRPTFYKHRKRCMEKDSPGEKRQRKANADDDGYEF; encoded by the exons ATGCTGTGTATTGTACCCCGTTGTAATGCATCGGACCAGGAGTATTTGGTCGAATTTCCTCGCAACCCAAAGTTGGTAGAACGATGGAGGACAGCGATTCAACTTGGCACAGGCCTAAGTCTTCCGCCGAAGGATGAAACCGATGATAGTCAACAGCAACCGCATCAGCTTTGCTTGGCCCATTTCTCTGGTACTGATCATCCGGGAATGATCGATTACCAGGAGCCCAGTTGTTTTAAAAACGC TGATGGTGATCTAGTGGAAGTTTCCAGCTGCCGGTTATGTCTGCGATTTGAGTTTCGTTCGCGAATGTACTCAAAATTGGGCAAAATGGAGCACGTTTCCTTGAGCAGTACTATTCGTGCGGTGATGAAAGTTTCTTTAGCACCGGATGATTTTCTTACGGAAATTTGTGACCGTTGTTTGATAAAAATAGACGTACTAAAATCGTGGGCTAAGGAAACCCTTCTGCAGGAGACAAATTATCGTGAATTGATGAATCTGGCGAGAAGCGAAACGCAAACCGATGTGTCGATTAAGGTAGAGACTGTTTTACTGGAGGCGAAAGAAGAACCTAATGAGGAAGCCCCAGTGGTGGTTATTGAGCCGGCTACATCCAAATGTGCCCTAAAAGTAGATGCAGAGCAGAAATCAGATAAACCTGAAAACGAAGCCGACGAACCTATTGTTGTTCCGGCAGATTCATCTTCGGATGAAGATGATCAACCCTTGGCAAAGTTGGCAAAAAAACGTACCGTGTCGGCGAcacgaaaaagaaaacagtcatTTCCAGTGGAGCGTAAAAAGCGAAGCCGAAAACAAAATCTTAAATTGGaagtgagtaaaaaaatcaaaaccaaaagggagcGCAAACGGGTTTCCCCCAAGCCAGTACGGCAAGATTATTTAAGAAATATCTTGGCCAAGAAATGTTACATATGTGATATATCACTGGAGGATACGGATGAGCTGATAGCGCATCTGACATCGGCACATGCGGGAAAAATTGATTACAAATGCGAAGACTGTAACAAGACGTTTGGGAAAGTAACAATTTACAACCGTCATCTAAGCTGTCACGATATCACAATTCGGCCAAGAAAATGTCAGTTTTGTTCGCTCTGTTTCAGTGCCAAGGAAAGCTTGAAAATACACGAAAACAGGGAACATGGAACTAATCACACCCTGCCGAAACGTTACAATCGACGAAACAAAATTTTCCAGTGTGAATCTTGTGGGAAAATTTTCCTCACGGATGCACTGCTTAAGCAGCACGACCTATTCGTGCATAAGAAGGTACCGGCTGCAAGTTGTAAGCTGTGTGGGAAGACATTCGTCACAAAAGCAAATCTTGAAAAGCATTATATTGTGCACTCGAAGGAACGACCCTACAAATGCGATAAGTGCGAAGCCACTTTCAAGACCTCCACGGCACTTACAAAGCATTCTCTTTTGCATGAGAATGTTCTTCCGTACGAGTGTCGCCATTGCGAGGAACGTTTTTTAACCCAGGCACTTTACGCAAAACACCGACAGCTGAATCATAAGAATCAACCAAAAGTGCCCAGATCTATCCCATGTGGCATTTGCCAGGAAATTTACAGTCGATCGGCTGATCTGAAAAATCACATATCTGACAGTCATCCGAATGAAACATACCCGTATTTCACCTGTTCGCAGTGTCCGCAACGATTTCTCGAACGAGAACAGCTGGAATTGCATGAAAACATCCACACCGATCGGTTCGTGTGTGACATCTGCGACAAGCATCACTGTTCCGTTGCTCAGCTCAAGGATCACATGGAGACACACAATCCGACGCAACCGTGGCAGTGCACCATTTGCCTGAGACGGTTCAGTTTACAGTCCAACTTCTCCCGCCACCGGCTGATCCACGAGGACGAGAAACGCTTCAAGTGTGATTTCTGCGACAAAGGTTTCTCCCAGAAGGGCCAACTGATGAATCACCGACGTACACATACCGGCGAGCGCCCCTTCACGTGTCCCGCCTGTGGTAAAAGCTTCGGCGATCGGCCAACGTTCTACAAGCACCGGAAGCGCTGCATGGAGAAGGACTCACCGGGGGAAAAGCGCCAGAGAAAGGCAAATGCGGATGATGATGGGTACGAGTTTTGA
- the LOC131691154 gene encoding uncharacterized protein LOC131691154: protein MNRTDVSCVKWEDFNDHMFSTFLDVYLNALYTDVNLVLADGGQLTASRMVLSMASKFFEDIFSTAFTAMPFCGGDGLQDVNIMIPDVNCGIMKNVLNFIYTGEVQMNAREMSDFFEACKLFQLKGLDYQNGNITGVKISGSNIITPVQFEYDDLHDTYVEGSSDGAGESEVSIIDAGTSLDVVEDTTFQQIDEAKNDLGTEQINQYYEVEIDLPELDTKSLPQTMIETKEEPKTDHIQTIPSDVDISMNESGESSGQSKKRAKNIEYGARLDEAINTIIQGGASFRTASIQYGIPKTVLWRKAVKAPNYKAERLELPSPRKEAIEALKSGEKLLNISKRFDIPLSTLHRDKLKLYSEGTLPENVSLKQRDKGLDFKQRVLEAAQQCLSGYMSQSEASKLYKLPKTTIWRRIKALRREVGSKDGATGEAGSTEIDMKSELIETLEDNDEDAEEEHLDSEYVVLV, encoded by the exons ATGAATCGCACGGATGTTTCCTGCGTAAAGTGGGAGGACTTCAATGATCACATGTTCTCCACCTTCCTGGACGTGTATTTAAATGCCCTGTATACGGATGTGAATCTGGTGCTAGCAGATGGAGGTCAGCTCACGGCCAGCAGAATGGTATTGTCGATGGCTTCTAAGTTTTTCGAGGATATATTCAGTACCGCCTTCACTGCGATGCCTTTCTGCGGAGGCGATGGATTGCAGGATGTTAACATCATGATTCCGGATGTAAACTGCGGAATCATGAAAAATGTGTTGAACTTTATCTACACCGGAGAAGTGCAAATGAATGCGAGAGAAATGTCGGACTTCTTCGAAGCATGCAAGTTGTTTCAACTGAAGGGACTAGACTATCAGAATGGCAATATCACTGGTGTTAAAATTAGTGGGTCCAACATTATAACTCCGGTACAGTTTGAATACGATGATCTGCATGATACGTACGTGGAAGGTTCGTCCGATGGCGCGGGAGAATCTGAAGTGAGTATCATCGACGCTGGGACAAGTTTGGATGTAGTCGAGGATACAACATTTCAGCAGATTGATGAGGCGAAAAATGACCTGGGAACTGAACAAATTAATCAGTATTACGAG GTTGAAATTGATTTGCcagaattggatacaaaatctTTACCACAAACAATGATCGAAACAAAAGAAGAACCGAAGACAGATCATATTCAGACGATTCCTTCCGATGTTGATATCAGCATGAATGAAAGTGGCGAATCGTCCGGTCAATCGAAAAAGCGAGCTAAAAACATTGAATATGGAGCTCGCTTGGACGAAGCGATAAACACAATTATCCAGGGAGGTGCCAGTTTCCGAACAGCTTCAATTCAGTACGGTATTCCAAAAACCGTTCTCTGGCGAAAAGCAGTAAAAGCACCAAATTATAAAGCTGAACGTCTTGAATTGCCTTCACCGCGAAAGGAAGCCATTGAAGCATTAAAATCAGGCGAAAAACTCCTGAATATCAGCAAACGCTTCGATATCCCACTGTCCACATTGCATCGTGACAAACTAAAACTATACAGTGAAGGGACGCTTCCGGAGAATGTTTCGTTGAAGCAACGGGACAAGGGTTTAGATTTCAAGCAACGTGTCTTGGAAGCGGCCCAGCAATGTTTGTCTGGTTACATGTCCCAATCGGAAGCTTCCAAACTCTACAAACTACCGAAGACTACAATCTGGAGGCGTATCAAAGCCCTGCGGAGAGAAGTTGGTTCGAAAGATGGTGCCACGGGGGAAGCAGGTTCAACGGAAATCGATATGAAATCCGAACTTATAGAAACACTAGAGGACAATGACGAAGACGCGGAGGAGGAACATCTCGATTCGGAATACGTGGTTTTAGTCTGA
- the LOC131691155 gene encoding NADH dehydrogenase [ubiquinone] iron-sulfur protein 3, mitochondrial: MASLLRSLSVVARHGLTRPATVPAIIRYKSEAAPESRPTVRKPDMVARADLSDFGKYVAECLPKYVQKVQLTAGDELEVLIAPEGVVPVLQFLKDHHQAQFANLVDIAGMDVPSRQYRFEVIYNILSLRYNSRIRVKTYTDELTPIDSCNEVFKAANWYEREIWDMYGVFFANHPDLRRILTDYGFEGHPQRRDFPLTGYVELRYDDEKKRVVCEPLELAQEFRKFDLSAPWEQFPNFRNANPATEEVQTKPEEKK, encoded by the exons ATGGCATCTTTATTGCGATCTCTTTCCGTTGTCGCACGGCATG GCTTGACCCGTCCTGCTACTGTTCCAGCAATTATACGATACAAATCGGAAGCAGCTCCTGAATCAAGAC cAACGGTTCGTAAGCCGGACATGGTTGCCCGTGCCGATTTATCCGACTTTGGAAAATACGTGGCCGAGTGTCTCCCAAAGTATGTTCAGAAGGTTCAACTGACGGCCGGTGATGAGCTGGAGGTGCTGATTGCTCCAGAAGGAGTTGTCCCGGTGCTTCAGTTCCTCAAGGACCACCATCAGGCACAGTTTGCCAATCTAGTTGATATCGCCGGAATGGATGTTCCAAGCCGTCAATACCGCTTCGAGGTCATTTACAACATTCTGTCGTTGCGCTACAACTCACGCATCCGCGTCAAAACCTATACGGACGAATTGACACCGATCGATTCCTGCAACGAAGTGTTCAAAGCGGCCAATTGGTACGAACGCGAGATCTGGGATATGTATGGGGTGTTCTTTGCCAACCATCCGGATCTGCGTCGCATTCTCACCGATTACGGTTTCGAGGGTCACCCGCAGCGTCGCGATTTTCCACTGACAGGATACGTAGAACTGCGTTACGACGACGAGAAGAAACGTGTCGTTTGTGAACCGCTCGAGCTGGCCCAGGAGTTTCGCAAGTTTGATCTTTCGGCGCCGTGGGAACAGTTCCCGAACTTCCGTAATGCAAACCCGGCCACCGAGGAGGTGCAGACTAAACCAGAGGAGAAGAAGTAA
- the LOC131690681 gene encoding eukaryotic translation initiation factor eIF1, which translates to MSIQNLNTFDPFADAIKGADDDVQDGLVHIRIQQRNGRKTLTTVQGLSAEYDLKKIVRACKKEFACNGTVIEHPEYGEVLQLQGDQRENICQWLTKSGLAKPDQLKVHGF; encoded by the exons ATGTCCATCCAGAATCTTAATACATTCG ACCCATTTGCGGATGCAATAAAGGGTGCAGATGATGATGTACAAGACGGACTCGTGCACATAAGAATCCAGCAGAGAAATGGTCGTAAAACACTAACCACTGTCCAGGGCCTATCAGCGGAATATGACCTGAAGAAGATTGTGCGGGCATGTAAAAAA GAATTTGCGTGCAATGGCACTGTGATTGAGCATCCCGAGTACGGAGAGGTTCTCCAGTTGCAGGGCGATCAGCGTGAAAACATTTGCCAGTGGCTTACCAAGTCGGGTCTAGCAAAACCAGACCAGCTGAAGGTGCACGGCTTCTAA